A window of the Hordeum vulgare subsp. vulgare chromosome 5H, MorexV3_pseudomolecules_assembly, whole genome shotgun sequence genome harbors these coding sequences:
- the LOC123398490 gene encoding aspartate--tRNA ligase 2, cytoplasmic-like yields MSSETAPEAELSTALSAATVSNKQRKRDTRKAEKAAKREQQKPAAEDPSPEKEQKPSAEDDPSAGNYGDVLPVPGEILPAAVPYGPWAEIGHLDRASVGRSVLVRGTAQAAYCGSKTKKVAFLELRQGMSTVQCVLAGSAQMALFALSLPKESVVFVEGAVALLDKPLRYTTVQEVEIQVRKLYCVSRAKPKLPISVEDAGRSAEEFAMAEANGVQLPRVGQDTRLNHPAINLRTPAVQAIFRIKHQIEHKFREYLSSRDFIGIHTPKLISGSSEGGAAVFKLEYKNGKTACLAQSPQLHKQMAICGGLRRVFEVGHIFRAEDSNTHRHLCEFVGMDAEMEIMRHYFEVCDIVDGFFVELFRHLNENCRTALEAVNRQYPFEPLKYLENTLRLSYEEGIQMLKEAGTEVEPMGDLNTEAERKLGQLVREKYDTDFFILYRYPLAARPFYTMPCYENPAYSNSFDVFLRGEEIISGAQRIHEPELLAKRVAEHGIDKSSIKSYLESFSYGTPPHGGFGIGLERVVKLFCGLDDIRMASLFPRDPQRLSP; encoded by the exons ATGTCGTCGGAGACCGCCCCCGAGGCGGAGCTCTCCACCGCACTCTCCGCCGCCACCGTCAGCAACAAACAACGGAAGAGGGACACCAGGAAGGCCGAGAAGGCGGCCAAGCGCGAGCAGCAGAAGCCCGCCGCCGAGGACCCCTCGCCCGAGAAAGAGCAGAAGCCCTCCGCCGAGGACGACCCCTCGGCGGGCAACTACGGCGACGTACTCCCCGTCCCCGGGGAGATCCTCCCCGCGGCGGTCCCCTACGGACCGTGGGCCGAGATCGGCCACCTCGACAGGGCCTCCGTCGGCCGCTCCGTGCTGGTCCGCGGGACGGCGCAGGCGGCCTACTGCGGGTCCAAGACCAAGAAGGTGGCCTTCCTCGAGCTGCGGCAGGGGATGAGCACCGTGCAGTGCGTGCTCGCCGGCAGCGCGCAGATGGCGCTCTTCGCCTTGTCCCTCCCCAAGGAGTCGGTCGTCTTCGTGGAGGGCGCCGTCGCCCTCCTCGACAAGCCCCTCAGATACACCACGGTGCAAGAG GTGGAGATTCAGGTCAGGAAGCTCTACTGCGTCAGCAGGGCCAAACCGAAGCTGCCGATCAGCGTCGAGGATGCCGGACGGAGTGCTGAGGAGTTTGCAATGGCTGAAGCA AACGGGGTGCAGCTTCCCCGCGTTGGTCAGGACACACGCTTGAACCATCCGGCTATTAATCTCCGAACACCTGCAGTGCAAGCCATTTTCCGTATAAAGCATCAAATTGAACAC AAATTCAGGGAATATCTATCGTCAAGAGATTTTATTGGGATCCACACTCCAAAGCTGATTTCAGGGTCAAGTGAAGGTGGAGCAGCGGTATTCAAACTTGAATATAAGAATGGCAAGACTGCTTGTTTAGCACAATCCCCTCAGCTGCACAAGCAGATGGCAATCTGCGGTGGGCTTCGTCGTGTATTTGAGGTTGGACACATATTTCGAGCCGAAGACTCCAACACACATAGGCATTTGTGTGAGTTTGTTGGTATGGATGCTGAAATGGAGATTATGAGACACTACTTTGAG GTTTGTGATATTGTGGATGGATTCTTTGTAGAATTGTTCAGACACTTGAATGAAAATTGCAGGACGGCACTTGAGGCAGTTAATAGGCAGTATCCATTTGAACCACTGAAG TACCTAGAGAATACCTTGAGGCTCAGTTATGAGGAAGGAATACAAATGTTGAAG GAAGCTGGAACAGAAGTTGAGCCTATGGGTGACCTCAACACTGAAGCTGAGAGAAAACTTGGTCAGCTTGTTAGGGAGAA GTATGACACTGATTTTTTCATTCTCTATCGGTATCCTTTGGCGGCACGCCCCTTCTACACCATGCCTTGTTATGAAAACCCAGCTTACAGCAACTCTTTTGATGTCTTCCTTCGAG GCGAGGAAATAATTTCCGGAGCACAAAGAATACATGAACCCGAGCTGCTGGCCAAACGTGTGGCTGAGCATGGAATCGACAAGAGTTCTATCAAGTCATACCTGGAATCATTTAG CTACGGCACACCTCCTCATGGCGGGTTTGGGATCGGGTTGGAGAGGGTGGTGAAGCTGTTCTGCGGACTGGACGACATCCGAATGGCATCGCTTTTCCCTCGTGACCCGCAGAGGCTGAGCCCATGA
- the LOC123397560 gene encoding uncharacterized protein LOC123397560, translating to MAAIGAFFSGQVNRVKDVASQQQALARRLSASGQDFPGSGHRPADRKTWMAELGPERLRVHQVVWPGTHNSATAEIGVPFITRPFAQCQSLSVYDQLATGCRLLDVRVQKDRRVCHGPLVASYTVDVVIDDVRRFLAETVAEVLVLEVRTEFGHEDPPEFAKYLAERLGEHLIPQDDAVFRRTVAELLPRRVICVWKPRNSPAPARGGPLWSAGYLRDNWINTDLPEKKLDGNLASLGQQPDPAAARRHLYRVENTLTPQTDNPVLLVEPVTRRIHRFARFFIAQAFARGLGGKLQVLSTDFIDGDFVDACAGVTKARVDGAA from the coding sequence ATGGCCGCCATAGGCGCCTTCTTCTCGGGGCAGGTCAACCGCGTCAAGGACGTGGCGAGCCAGCAGCAGGCGCTGGCCAGGCGCCTGTCGGCCTCGGGCCAGGACTTCCCAGGGTCCGGCCACCGGCCGGCGGACCGCAAGACGTGGATGGCGGAGCTCGGGCCGGAGCGGCTGCGGGTGCACCAGGTGGTGTGGCCGGGCACCCACAACTCCGCCACGGCCGAGATCGGCGTGCCCTTCATCACCCGCCCCTTCGCGCAGTGCCAGTCGCTCTCCGTCTACGACCAGCTCGCCACGGGCTGCCGCCTCCTCGACGTCCGCGTCCAGAAGGACCGCCGCGTCTGCCACGGCCCGCTCGTGGCGAGCTACACCGTCGACGTCGTCATCGACGACGTGCGGCGGTTCCTGGCCGAGACCGTCGCGGAGGTGCTCGTCCTCGAGGTGCGCACCGAGTTCGGCCACGAGGACCCGCCGGAGTTCGCCAAGTACCTGGCGGAGCGGCTGGGCGAGCACCTGATCCCGCAGGACGACGCCGTGTTCCGCAGGACCGTCGCGGAGCTGCTCCCGCGGCGGGTGATCTGCGTGTGGAAGCCGCGCAactcgccggcgccggcgcgcgGCGGGCCGCTGTGGAGCGCGGGCTACCTGCGGGACAACTGGATCAACACGGACCTGCCGGAGAAGAAGTTGGACGGCAACCTCGCGTCGCTCGGGCAGCAGCCCGACCCGGCGGCCGCCCGGAGGCACCTGTACCGGGTGGAGAACACGCTGACGCCGCAGACCGACAACCCGGTGCTGCTCGTCGAGCCGGTCACCCGGCGCATCCACCGCTTCGCGCGCTTCTTCATCGCCCAGGCCTTCGCCAGGGGCCTCGGCGGAAAGCTGCAGGTGCTGTCCACCGACTTCATCGACGGCGACTTCGTCGACGCCTGCGCCGGCGTCACCAAGGCCCGCGTCGACGGCGCCGCGTGA